Proteins from a genomic interval of Falco rusticolus isolate bFalRus1 chromosome 7, bFalRus1.pri, whole genome shotgun sequence:
- the TRAF6 gene encoding TNF receptor-associated factor 6 isoform X1, whose product MSLLYSSNSCGPRDVESGCCAAMASACSVGAKDDSVSVSSGTGNPPSSFTEETQGYDVEFDPPLESKYECPICLMALREAVQTPCGHRFCKGCIVKSIRDAGHKCPVDNEILLENQLFPDNFAKREILSLTVKCPNKGCSMKMELRHLEDHQSQCDFSTVECPQCQGAFQKNHLKEHMTQECLRRQVCCPNCATSMAFEDKELHDQTCPLANVFCEYCNTVLIREQMPNHYDNDCPTAPVPCFYSAFGCPEKMQRNELARHMQEFTQVHMRMMAQSFQNISVTATNPVPFINGLPFEPALFSHVSHAAYDCNPEVENFRETIQQLEGRLVRQDHQIRELIAKMETQNTHMAELKRTIRNLEGKITEMEAQQCNGIYIWKIENFSGLQKAQEEERPVVMHSPGFYTGKPGYKLCLRLHIQLPNAQRCANFISLFVHTMQGEYDSHLPWPFQGTIRLSILDQSEGPERQNHEEVMEAKPELLAFQRPTIHRNPKGFGYVTFMHLQTLKQRTFIKDDTLLVRCEVLTRLDLNSLRREGFQPRSTDGAM is encoded by the exons ATGAGCTTGCTATATAGTAGTAACAGTTGTGGACCCCGAGACGTGGAAAGCGGCTGCTGTGCAGCCATGGCCAGTGCCTGCAGCGTTGGAGCAAAAGATGACAGCGTAAGCGTCAGCAGTGGAACTGGAAACCCTCCAAGCTCTTTCACAGAGGAAACACAAGGTTATGATGTGGAGTTTGATCCACCCTTGGAAAGTAAATACGAATGTCCAATCTGTTTGATGGCTCTTCGGGAAGCAGTGCAGACACCATGTGGACACCGTTTCTGCAAAGGCTGCATTGTCAAATCAATAAG AGATGCAGGTCACAAATGTCCAGTAGACAATGAAATTCTCCTTGAAAATCAACTTTTTCCTGACAACTTTGCTAAACGGGAAATACTTTCATTGACGGTTAAGTGTCCCAACAAGGGCTGCAGTATGAAGATGGAGCTGAGGCATTTAGAG GACCACCAGTCGCAGTGTGATTTTTCCACTGTGGAGTGCCCACAGTGCCAAGGAGCCTTCCAGAAGAACCATCTGAAAGAGCACATGACACAGGAGTGTCTGAGGCGTCAAGTCTGTTGTCCAAACTGCGCCACATCTATGGCATTTGAAGATAAAGAG CTTCATGACCAAACCTGCCCACTTGCCAATGTATTTTGTGAATACTGCAACACAGTGCTCATCAGAGAGCAG aTGCCTAACCATTATGACAATGATTGTCCTACTGCCCCAGTGCCATGTTTTTACAGTGCCTTTGGGTGTCCTGAAAAG ATGCAAAGGAATGAACTGGCACGACATATGCAGGAGTTCACTCAGGTTCACATGAGAATGATGGCTCAGAGTTTTCAAAATATCAGTGTTACTGCTACAAATCCTGTACCCTTCATCAATGGCCTACCCTTTGAGCCTGCTCTCTTCTCACACGTGTCACATGCCGCATATGATTGTAATCCAGAAGttgaaaacttcagagaaacTATTCAGCAGTTGGAAGGTCGTCTGGTAAGGCAAGATCACCAAATCAGAGAACTCATTGCCAAGATGGAGACACAGAACACTCACATGGCAGAACTCAAACGTACTATTCGAAATTTGGAGGGAAAGATTACTGAAATGGAGGCGCAGCAATGTAATGGTATTTATATCTGGAAGATTGAGAACTTCAGTGGACTTCAGAaagcccaggaagaagagaGACCTGTTGTGATGCACAGTCCTGGCTTCTATACTGGAAAGCCTGGCTACAAGCTGTGTTTGCGCTTGCATATCCAATTACCAAATGCTCAGCGTTGTGCTAATTTTATCTCTCTGTTTGTCCACACTATGCAAGGAGAGTATGACAGCCATCTGCCTTGGCCTTTCCAAGGCACTATACGACTTTCTATTTTGGATCAGTCAGAAGGCCCTGAAAGGCAGAATCACGAAGAAGTAATGGAAGCCAAGCCAGAGTTACTAGCCTTCCAGAGACCAACAATTCACCGCAATCCAAAAGGTTTTGGTTATGTGACTTTCATGCACCTGCAAACCTTGAAACAAAGAACCTTCATAAAGGATGATACCCTTCTGGTGCGCTGTGAAGTGCTAACTCGTTTGGATTTAAACAGTCTCCGCAGAGAAGGATTTCAGCCTCGCAGTACAGATGGAGCTATGTAG
- the TRAF6 gene encoding TNF receptor-associated factor 6 isoform X2, producing the protein MFELCEVRIEMEPDAGHKCPVDNEILLENQLFPDNFAKREILSLTVKCPNKGCSMKMELRHLEDHQSQCDFSTVECPQCQGAFQKNHLKEHMTQECLRRQVCCPNCATSMAFEDKELHDQTCPLANVFCEYCNTVLIREQMPNHYDNDCPTAPVPCFYSAFGCPEKMQRNELARHMQEFTQVHMRMMAQSFQNISVTATNPVPFINGLPFEPALFSHVSHAAYDCNPEVENFRETIQQLEGRLVRQDHQIRELIAKMETQNTHMAELKRTIRNLEGKITEMEAQQCNGIYIWKIENFSGLQKAQEEERPVVMHSPGFYTGKPGYKLCLRLHIQLPNAQRCANFISLFVHTMQGEYDSHLPWPFQGTIRLSILDQSEGPERQNHEEVMEAKPELLAFQRPTIHRNPKGFGYVTFMHLQTLKQRTFIKDDTLLVRCEVLTRLDLNSLRREGFQPRSTDGAM; encoded by the exons ATGTTTGAGCTATGTGAAGTACGTATAGAAATGGAACC AGATGCAGGTCACAAATGTCCAGTAGACAATGAAATTCTCCTTGAAAATCAACTTTTTCCTGACAACTTTGCTAAACGGGAAATACTTTCATTGACGGTTAAGTGTCCCAACAAGGGCTGCAGTATGAAGATGGAGCTGAGGCATTTAGAG GACCACCAGTCGCAGTGTGATTTTTCCACTGTGGAGTGCCCACAGTGCCAAGGAGCCTTCCAGAAGAACCATCTGAAAGAGCACATGACACAGGAGTGTCTGAGGCGTCAAGTCTGTTGTCCAAACTGCGCCACATCTATGGCATTTGAAGATAAAGAG CTTCATGACCAAACCTGCCCACTTGCCAATGTATTTTGTGAATACTGCAACACAGTGCTCATCAGAGAGCAG aTGCCTAACCATTATGACAATGATTGTCCTACTGCCCCAGTGCCATGTTTTTACAGTGCCTTTGGGTGTCCTGAAAAG ATGCAAAGGAATGAACTGGCACGACATATGCAGGAGTTCACTCAGGTTCACATGAGAATGATGGCTCAGAGTTTTCAAAATATCAGTGTTACTGCTACAAATCCTGTACCCTTCATCAATGGCCTACCCTTTGAGCCTGCTCTCTTCTCACACGTGTCACATGCCGCATATGATTGTAATCCAGAAGttgaaaacttcagagaaacTATTCAGCAGTTGGAAGGTCGTCTGGTAAGGCAAGATCACCAAATCAGAGAACTCATTGCCAAGATGGAGACACAGAACACTCACATGGCAGAACTCAAACGTACTATTCGAAATTTGGAGGGAAAGATTACTGAAATGGAGGCGCAGCAATGTAATGGTATTTATATCTGGAAGATTGAGAACTTCAGTGGACTTCAGAaagcccaggaagaagagaGACCTGTTGTGATGCACAGTCCTGGCTTCTATACTGGAAAGCCTGGCTACAAGCTGTGTTTGCGCTTGCATATCCAATTACCAAATGCTCAGCGTTGTGCTAATTTTATCTCTCTGTTTGTCCACACTATGCAAGGAGAGTATGACAGCCATCTGCCTTGGCCTTTCCAAGGCACTATACGACTTTCTATTTTGGATCAGTCAGAAGGCCCTGAAAGGCAGAATCACGAAGAAGTAATGGAAGCCAAGCCAGAGTTACTAGCCTTCCAGAGACCAACAATTCACCGCAATCCAAAAGGTTTTGGTTATGTGACTTTCATGCACCTGCAAACCTTGAAACAAAGAACCTTCATAAAGGATGATACCCTTCTGGTGCGCTGTGAAGTGCTAACTCGTTTGGATTTAAACAGTCTCCGCAGAGAAGGATTTCAGCCTCGCAGTACAGATGGAGCTATGTAG